Proteins encoded together in one Chitinophaga lutea window:
- a CDS encoding metallophosphoesterase family protein: MPRTIVIGDIHGALRALEQLLGKIGPREDDRFIFVGDYVDGWSQSAQVIAYLIEFEKQHDCIFLRGNHDDWCETWLSGREADPAWLFHGGQSTVESYAAITREERQTHLRFFYKLRNYYEDEQNRLYIHAGFTSMHGPGKERDKTDFMWDRTLWEMALSMNKRLSKNSLLYPKRLKLFREIYIGHTPTINYDQDVPMNGCNVWNVDTGAAFTGRLSAMDADTKKVLQSDVVQRLYPFERGRNGG; the protein is encoded by the coding sequence ATGCCCAGAACCATCGTGATCGGCGATATACACGGCGCGCTCAGGGCGCTGGAACAACTGCTCGGCAAAATCGGCCCGCGTGAAGACGACCGCTTCATTTTTGTGGGCGACTATGTGGACGGATGGTCACAGTCTGCCCAGGTCATCGCCTATCTCATCGAATTCGAAAAACAACACGACTGCATTTTCCTGCGCGGCAATCACGACGACTGGTGCGAAACATGGCTCAGCGGCCGCGAGGCCGACCCGGCATGGTTGTTTCATGGCGGGCAGTCGACCGTAGAAAGCTATGCAGCCATCACACGGGAAGAAAGGCAAACACATCTCCGCTTCTTTTATAAACTCCGCAATTATTACGAAGACGAGCAGAACCGCCTCTACATTCACGCCGGCTTCACATCGATGCACGGGCCCGGCAAGGAGCGCGATAAAACGGACTTCATGTGGGACCGCACCCTCTGGGAAATGGCCCTCAGCATGAATAAACGGCTTTCAAAAAATTCACTCCTCTATCCCAAGCGCCTGAAGCTGTTCAGGGAAATCTACATCGGCCACACGCCTACCATCAACTACGACCAGGATGTGCCGATGAACGGCTGCAACGTATGGAACGTAGATACCGGCGCCGCCTTCACCGGCCGGCTCTCCGCCATGGACGCCGATACCAAAAAGGTACTGCAATCGGATGTAGTGCAACGGCTGTATCCTTTCGAAAGAGGCCGGAACGGCGGATGA
- a CDS encoding sulfatase family protein, with protein sequence MRFLTVLLLLAATSGFAQTRKPNVIFIFSDDHAFQAISAYGGKLAKTPNIDRIAREGAIFKNALVTNSICGPSRATLLTGKYSHKNGYTLNEKKFDVTQMLFPKVLRQNQYQTAWIGKWHLGSMPEGFDYWRILPGQGHYFNPDFIEIGEKKEQVPGYVTNLVTDFSINWLEKRDTSKPFMLVVGHKATHREWLPDLQDLGAYDNVTFPLPPNFHDNYANRKAAQNQDMSIEKTMRLKEDLKVHADYDRFVYNRFTPKEKETFRGYYDKVSREFDEKKLSGKALTEWKYQRYLKDYLSTANSLDRNIGRLLEYLDKSGLAENTVVVYASDQGFYLGEHGWFDKRFIYEESLKTPFVVRYPGVIKPGTVVNELMTNVDWAPTILDIAGVAAPAEMQGTSFMPLVKQGGNKANWRKGAYYHYYEFPEPHHVYPHFGLRTARYTLVRFYGQAETWELYDLQKDPQQVKNLYGAKGYEKITAGLKQQLRELIKTYDDKEAEAIMEKG encoded by the coding sequence ATGAGATTCCTGACAGTGTTGCTGTTGCTGGCCGCTACCAGCGGTTTCGCGCAGACCCGCAAACCGAACGTGATTTTTATTTTTTCCGACGACCATGCCTTCCAGGCCATCAGCGCCTATGGCGGCAAACTGGCGAAAACGCCCAACATCGACCGCATCGCGCGGGAAGGGGCGATATTCAAAAACGCCCTCGTCACCAATTCCATCTGCGGGCCGAGCAGGGCAACACTGCTCACGGGCAAATACAGCCACAAGAACGGCTACACGCTGAACGAGAAGAAATTCGACGTGACGCAGATGCTGTTTCCCAAGGTGTTGCGGCAGAACCAGTACCAGACCGCCTGGATAGGGAAGTGGCACCTGGGCAGCATGCCGGAAGGCTTCGATTACTGGCGCATCCTGCCGGGCCAGGGGCATTATTTCAATCCCGACTTTATCGAGATCGGCGAGAAAAAAGAACAGGTGCCGGGCTATGTGACCAACCTCGTGACCGATTTTTCCATCAACTGGCTCGAAAAGCGCGATACCTCCAAACCCTTCATGCTGGTGGTGGGCCACAAAGCCACGCACCGCGAGTGGCTGCCCGATTTGCAGGACCTCGGTGCATATGATAACGTAACGTTCCCGCTGCCCCCGAACTTCCACGACAATTACGCCAACCGGAAAGCGGCCCAGAACCAGGATATGAGCATCGAAAAAACGATGCGCCTCAAAGAAGACCTGAAGGTGCATGCCGATTACGACCGCTTCGTCTACAACCGCTTCACGCCTAAAGAAAAAGAAACCTTCCGTGGTTATTACGACAAGGTGAGCAGGGAGTTCGACGAAAAGAAACTCAGCGGCAAAGCCCTCACGGAATGGAAATACCAGCGTTATCTGAAAGATTACCTGTCCACCGCTAACTCCCTCGACCGTAACATCGGCCGTTTACTCGAATACCTCGACAAGTCGGGGCTGGCTGAAAATACCGTTGTGGTGTATGCCTCCGACCAGGGTTTTTACCTGGGCGAGCACGGCTGGTTCGATAAACGTTTCATTTACGAGGAGTCGCTCAAAACGCCCTTCGTGGTGCGTTACCCCGGCGTGATCAAACCCGGTACGGTGGTGAACGAGCTGATGACGAACGTCGACTGGGCGCCGACCATCCTCGACATTGCAGGCGTAGCCGCGCCGGCGGAGATGCAGGGCACGTCGTTCATGCCGCTGGTGAAACAGGGCGGCAACAAGGCCAACTGGCGCAAAGGCGCTTATTACCACTATTATGAGTTCCCCGAGCCGCATCATGTATACCCGCATTTCGGGCTGCGTACGGCGCGGTACACGCTCGTGCGGTTTTACGGCCAGGCGGAAACCTGGGAGCTGTATGATCTGCAGAAAGACCCGCAGCAGGTGAAAAACCTCTACGGTGCAAAAGGATATGAAAAAATTACGGCCGGGCTGAAGCAGCAATTGCGCGAACTGATCAAAACATACGACGATAAAGAGGCCGAGGCCATCATGGAAAAAGGCTGA
- a CDS encoding GNAT family N-acetyltransferase, with translation MLNIQFTPFPELATERLVLRRMRPADAPQLFVLRSDPEMMQFIPRPLHQTEADSLALIDLCNDTADKNDGISWAVTEKGKDVLIGTIGFVKIQKEHFRAEVGYILHPAMQGKGIMKEALATVIDYGFREMKLHSIAAIVDPANTASAMLLEKSGFMKEGHLREHEFLLGRFWDSVIYSKLKYSFEL, from the coding sequence ATGCTGAACATCCAATTCACCCCCTTCCCGGAACTGGCCACCGAGCGCCTCGTGCTGCGCAGGATGCGGCCCGCGGACGCCCCGCAACTTTTTGTGCTCCGTTCCGACCCGGAAATGATGCAGTTCATTCCCCGCCCGCTGCACCAGACCGAAGCGGACTCCCTGGCGCTGATCGACCTTTGTAACGATACGGCCGATAAAAACGATGGCATCAGCTGGGCCGTCACGGAAAAAGGGAAAGACGTGCTCATCGGCACTATCGGTTTCGTGAAAATCCAAAAAGAACATTTCCGCGCCGAAGTGGGCTATATCCTCCACCCCGCCATGCAGGGCAAGGGCATCATGAAAGAAGCGCTGGCCACCGTTATCGATTACGGTTTCCGGGAAATGAAACTGCACTCCATAGCAGCCATCGTCGACCCCGCCAACACCGCTTCCGCCATGCTCCTCGAAAAATCGGGCTTCATGAAAGAAGGGCACTTAAGAGAACACGAATTCCTGCTGGGGCGGTTCTGGGATTCGGTGATTTATTCGAAGCTGAAGTATTCCTTTGAACTGTAA
- a CDS encoding ADP-ribosylation/crystallin J1: MDPITLYRPVGLKELELILDTGATAFPPRLHWQPIFYPVMNQPYAEQIALEWNTRDEFSGYCGAVTAFDLPSGFLSRYDVQNVGGEIHNELWVPAEELSEFNQQISGGIRVVKVFFGDRFKMPEHPATAALLRRFR, translated from the coding sequence ATGGATCCCATCACATTATACCGGCCGGTTGGCCTGAAGGAACTGGAATTGATCCTGGACACCGGCGCAACAGCATTCCCGCCACGATTACATTGGCAACCGATCTTCTACCCGGTTATGAACCAGCCGTATGCAGAACAGATTGCCCTGGAATGGAACACCCGGGATGAATTTTCCGGCTACTGCGGCGCTGTTACCGCTTTTGATCTGCCTTCCGGGTTCCTTAGCCGCTACGACGTTCAGAATGTAGGTGGCGAAATACATAACGAATTGTGGGTACCCGCGGAAGAACTCAGCGAATTCAACCAACAGATATCCGGAGGTATCAGGGTCGTGAAAGTGTTTTTCGGCGACCGCTTCAAAATGCCGGAACATCCCGCAACCGCCGCACTGCTGCGGCGGTTCCGATAA
- a CDS encoding RNA 2'-phosphotransferase gives MNEKEKKHISKFLSLVLRHQPETISIHLDENGWTDVETLIHQAALHGVRFTKEELDEVVTTNDKQRFAFDDTHTRIRASQGHSVHVDLALTPAIPPDVLYHGTGRQLLPLIREQGLLKMERQHVHLSIAQETALQVGRRKGDAVILTILAGRMHAAGTTFFLSENNVWLTDHVPPQYIEFN, from the coding sequence ATGAACGAAAAAGAAAAAAAACACATCAGTAAATTCCTCAGCCTGGTGCTGCGCCATCAACCCGAAACCATTTCAATTCACCTGGACGAAAACGGCTGGACCGATGTGGAAACGCTCATTCACCAAGCTGCGCTCCATGGTGTCCGTTTTACAAAAGAGGAACTGGATGAAGTGGTGACAACGAATGACAAACAGCGATTCGCGTTTGACGATACACATACCCGCATCCGCGCCAGCCAGGGGCACTCCGTTCACGTCGACCTGGCGCTTACACCCGCCATCCCGCCGGATGTATTATATCACGGCACCGGCAGGCAACTGCTCCCGCTCATCCGCGAACAGGGCCTCCTCAAAATGGAACGCCAACACGTACACCTGAGCATCGCGCAGGAAACAGCGCTGCAGGTAGGCAGGCGAAAAGGCGACGCGGTAATATTGACGATACTGGCAGGCCGGATGCATGCGGCCGGCACTACGTTCTTCCTCTCTGAAAACAATGTTTGGCTTACAGACCATGTGCCGCCGCAATACATAGAATTTAATTAA
- a CDS encoding arylsulfatase, whose protein sequence is MKKAILFSCGLLLAASAAFAQKRAPNIIFIYADDLGVGELGAYGQQKIKTPYLDRLAKEGVRFTNFYTSTPVCAPARCMLLTGRHGGHSYIRGNYELGGFADSLEGGQMPLPEGTLTVAKMLQEAGYHTAAVGKWGLGMHNTTGSPNAQGFDYFYGYLCQKQSHNFYPSHLWENGRWDSLRNPPMDVHKRLDPGKATDADFAAYNGQEYAIDVMTGKALRFMQQQGKTPFFLYLPYTLPHVSLQAPGAAVQAYVGQFDEKPYYGQDGYAPARYPLSTYAAMITYLDAQVGIIMEQVKKLGLDDNTVIMFSSDNGATFNGGVNAKFFNSVSGLRGLKMDLYEGGIREPLIARWPGKIPAGTTTSLLSVQYDMMATIAAIAGIKAPPNDGISLLPAMTGNTRQQAQRPYVYFEYPEKGGQVAIRMGNWKAIKTGLKANRNSPWELYDLAADPAEEKNIAAQHPALLQQFDAIVKKEHRPAHIREWEFLEPKVAAKP, encoded by the coding sequence ATGAAAAAAGCTATTCTGTTCAGTTGCGGGCTCTTGTTAGCCGCTTCGGCGGCATTTGCGCAAAAACGCGCGCCCAATATCATTTTTATTTATGCAGACGATTTAGGGGTAGGGGAGCTGGGCGCTTACGGCCAGCAGAAAATCAAAACCCCGTACCTCGACCGGCTGGCGAAGGAAGGTGTCCGGTTCACGAATTTTTATACCAGCACGCCGGTATGCGCTCCCGCCCGGTGTATGCTGCTGACGGGCCGCCATGGCGGGCATTCTTACATCCGCGGCAACTATGAGCTGGGTGGTTTCGCCGATTCGCTGGAAGGCGGGCAGATGCCCCTCCCCGAAGGCACCCTCACCGTCGCAAAAATGCTGCAGGAGGCGGGCTACCATACCGCCGCCGTAGGCAAGTGGGGCCTGGGCATGCACAACACCACCGGCAGCCCCAACGCGCAGGGCTTCGATTATTTTTACGGCTACCTCTGCCAGAAGCAGTCGCATAATTTCTACCCCAGCCATCTCTGGGAAAACGGGCGCTGGGATTCGTTGCGGAACCCGCCGATGGACGTGCACAAACGGCTCGACCCCGGCAAGGCCACCGACGCGGATTTTGCAGCGTACAACGGGCAGGAATACGCGATCGATGTGATGACCGGCAAGGCGCTGCGTTTTATGCAGCAGCAGGGTAAAACCCCGTTTTTCCTCTACCTGCCTTACACCCTCCCGCACGTATCGCTGCAGGCGCCGGGTGCGGCGGTGCAGGCCTATGTCGGACAGTTTGACGAAAAACCGTATTACGGCCAGGACGGTTATGCGCCCGCCAGGTATCCGCTCAGCACGTACGCGGCCATGATCACCTATCTCGATGCGCAGGTGGGCATCATCATGGAACAGGTTAAAAAACTCGGGCTGGACGACAATACGGTGATCATGTTTTCGAGCGATAACGGCGCTACTTTCAACGGCGGGGTGAACGCAAAATTCTTCAACAGCGTCAGCGGCCTGCGGGGCCTGAAAATGGACCTCTACGAAGGCGGCATCCGCGAACCGCTGATCGCCCGCTGGCCGGGGAAGATCCCCGCCGGCACCACCACGTCGCTGTTATCGGTGCAGTATGATATGATGGCGACTATCGCCGCGATAGCGGGTATCAAGGCGCCTCCGAACGACGGTATTTCGCTGCTGCCGGCGATGACGGGCAACACCCGGCAACAGGCGCAGCGGCCGTACGTATATTTCGAATACCCCGAAAAAGGCGGGCAGGTGGCCATCCGCATGGGCAACTGGAAGGCGATCAAAACCGGGCTGAAAGCGAACCGCAACAGCCCCTGGGAACTGTACGACCTGGCGGCCGATCCGGCGGAAGAAAAAAACATCGCGGCGCAACACCCGGCGTTGTTGCAGCAGTTCGACGCAATCGTGAAAAAAGAGCACCGGCCGGCCCATATCAGGGAATGGGAATTCCTCGAGCCGAAAGTGGCCGCAAAGCCATGA
- a CDS encoding Gfo/Idh/MocA family protein, with product MRKTCFFLLLLISSFAHAQKLRVAVAGISHGHTGWILGRGDKGDLELCGIYEPDTALARQTARRYGFPDKLFHTSLSAMLDAVKPEAVLGFGSVFSHLSVVEACAPRGIHVMVEKPLAVSLDHALKMQALASKHRIHLLTNFETSWYPSVEKTFQLCLDSNYTGAIRKVVIHDGHQGPKEIGCSPEFLAWLTDPVGNGGGALIDFGCYGANLMTRLMRGRQPLAVTAVTRQFKPQVYPKVDDDATIVVDYGDAQCIIQASWNWPFSRKDMEVYGNKGYVFAPDKNTLLLRNHEKLPAIKKQVTAADIPVYEDPFRYLFDVVRGKIKVADDGLYALSNNVTVVRILEAARTSAKTGKTVRLR from the coding sequence ATGCGAAAAACATGCTTCTTCCTGCTCCTGCTGATTTCTTCTTTCGCCCACGCGCAAAAACTCCGTGTAGCCGTGGCCGGTATCAGTCACGGGCACACCGGCTGGATATTGGGCCGGGGCGATAAAGGCGACCTGGAACTGTGCGGCATTTATGAGCCAGATACGGCACTGGCCCGCCAAACGGCCCGGCGTTACGGTTTCCCCGACAAGCTGTTCCATACCAGCCTCTCCGCCATGCTCGACGCAGTGAAACCCGAAGCCGTATTGGGTTTCGGCTCGGTATTCAGCCACCTCTCCGTGGTAGAAGCCTGCGCGCCGCGCGGCATTCACGTCATGGTGGAAAAACCGCTGGCCGTGAGCCTCGATCATGCGCTCAAAATGCAGGCGCTGGCGAGTAAACACCGCATCCACCTGCTCACCAACTTCGAAACCAGCTGGTACCCGTCCGTCGAAAAAACGTTCCAGCTGTGCCTCGACAGTAACTATACCGGCGCCATCCGCAAAGTGGTGATACACGATGGCCACCAGGGACCGAAAGAGATCGGCTGCAGCCCGGAATTCCTCGCCTGGCTGACAGACCCGGTAGGCAATGGCGGCGGCGCGCTGATAGACTTCGGCTGCTACGGCGCCAACCTCATGACCCGCCTGATGCGCGGCCGGCAGCCCCTTGCGGTCACCGCCGTCACCCGGCAATTCAAACCGCAGGTATACCCGAAAGTAGACGACGATGCCACCATCGTGGTGGATTACGGCGATGCGCAATGCATCATCCAGGCGTCGTGGAACTGGCCTTTTTCGAGAAAGGACATGGAAGTGTACGGCAACAAAGGCTACGTGTTCGCACCGGATAAAAACACCCTGCTGCTGCGCAACCATGAAAAACTCCCGGCCATAAAAAAACAGGTAACGGCTGCAGACATCCCCGTGTATGAGGATCCTTTCCGTTACCTGTTCGATGTGGTGAGAGGAAAAATAAAAGTGGCGGACGACGGCCTGTATGCCTTATCCAACAACGTCACCGTAGTGCGCATCCTGGAAGCCGCCAGAACATCCGCTAAAACCGGCAAAACGGTGCGGCTGCGATAG
- a CDS encoding FAD-dependent oxidoreductase, whose amino-acid sequence MKKVFVFFLLLAQASFAQQADVIIYGGTSAAITAAVQVKQMGKSVIVVSPDTHLGGLSAGGLGFTDTGDKSVIGGLAREFYHRVYMHYQQPGAWQWQKQTEYGNKGQGTPAMDGSERTMWIFEPHVAEKVFEDFVKEHNITVLRNEWLNRDNGVVKKNGAVVSITTLSGKTFTGKMFIDATYEGDLMAAAGVKYHVGREANSVYNETFNGIQTGVFHHGHHFAMKISPYKVPGDPKSGLLPKISNQPPGVKGEGDKRIQAYCFRMCLSNHPDNRIPFPKPAGYDPAQYELLLRVFDSGWRETFSKYDPIPNRKTDTNNHGPFSTDNIGMNYDYPEASYARRKEIIAEHERYQKGLLYFMSNDPRMPADVQQKMRQWGLPKDEFKDNGGWPHQLYIREARRMIGQAVMTEHETLSKKPVLQPVGMGSYTLDAHHAQRYVTPEGFVQNEGDIGVHAEEPYKIEYGAIIPKKEDCSNLLVPVCVSSSHIAYGSIRMEPVFMILGQSAATAAVQAIDSRKAVQDIDYEKLKAQLLKDKQRLSKPI is encoded by the coding sequence ATGAAAAAGGTATTTGTATTCTTTTTATTACTGGCACAGGCTTCGTTCGCACAACAGGCCGATGTGATCATCTACGGCGGCACTTCCGCCGCCATTACCGCCGCCGTACAGGTGAAGCAGATGGGTAAATCCGTGATCGTGGTATCGCCCGATACGCACCTGGGCGGCTTGTCGGCCGGGGGCCTGGGTTTCACGGACACGGGCGACAAATCCGTGATCGGCGGGCTGGCCCGGGAGTTTTACCACCGTGTATACATGCATTACCAGCAGCCCGGCGCCTGGCAATGGCAGAAACAGACGGAGTACGGCAACAAGGGGCAGGGCACGCCGGCCATGGACGGCTCCGAGCGCACCATGTGGATATTCGAACCGCATGTGGCCGAAAAGGTGTTCGAGGATTTTGTGAAAGAACATAACATTACCGTACTGCGCAACGAATGGCTGAACCGGGACAACGGCGTGGTGAAAAAGAACGGCGCCGTGGTTTCCATTACTACCCTCAGCGGAAAAACCTTCACAGGCAAAATGTTCATCGACGCCACGTATGAGGGCGACCTGATGGCCGCCGCCGGCGTGAAATATCACGTGGGCCGTGAAGCCAACAGCGTATACAACGAAACTTTCAACGGTATCCAGACGGGCGTATTCCATCACGGCCATCACTTCGCCATGAAGATCAGCCCCTATAAAGTGCCCGGCGACCCGAAAAGCGGACTGCTGCCGAAGATCTCCAACCAGCCGCCCGGCGTGAAAGGCGAAGGCGACAAACGCATCCAGGCCTATTGTTTCCGGATGTGCCTGAGCAATCACCCTGACAACCGCATACCTTTCCCCAAACCCGCAGGCTACGACCCGGCGCAGTACGAACTGCTGCTGCGGGTGTTCGACAGCGGCTGGCGCGAAACCTTTTCCAAGTACGATCCCATTCCCAACCGGAAAACGGATACCAATAACCACGGCCCTTTCAGCACGGACAATATCGGCATGAACTACGATTATCCCGAAGCGTCGTACGCCCGCCGCAAAGAGATTATCGCCGAGCACGAGCGTTACCAGAAAGGGCTGCTGTATTTCATGAGCAACGACCCGCGCATGCCGGCCGATGTGCAACAGAAAATGCGGCAGTGGGGCCTGCCGAAAGACGAGTTCAAAGACAACGGCGGCTGGCCGCACCAGCTCTACATCCGCGAAGCCCGGCGCATGATCGGCCAGGCGGTGATGACGGAGCATGAAACGCTCAGCAAAAAACCGGTGCTGCAGCCGGTAGGTATGGGTTCCTACACGCTCGACGCCCACCATGCCCAACGTTACGTGACGCCCGAAGGATTCGTACAGAACGAAGGAGACATCGGCGTGCATGCCGAAGAGCCTTATAAAATCGAATACGGCGCCATCATCCCGAAGAAAGAGGATTGCAGCAACCTGCTGGTGCCCGTTTGCGTATCGAGCTCCCACATCGCGTACGGTTCCATCCGCATGGAGCCTGTGTTTATGATACTGGGGCAAAGCGCGGCCACGGCGGCGGTGCAGGCGATCGACAGCCGGAAGGCCGTGCAGGACATCGATTACGAAAAACTGAAAGCACAATTACTGAAAGATAAACAACGCCTGAGCAAACCCATTTAA
- a CDS encoding class I SAM-dependent methyltransferase, with amino-acid sequence MEQTPDPQKIAAQLKCPSGDDGLLTAKKMNENNAGIIRETLQRLQPAKHAQVLEIGPGNASHLKQVLALAGGITYTGIDISETMIEQAHALNASLLKQASFRLGDGVTLPFEDGRFHNIFTVNTFYFWADPSQQLAEIKRVLRPGGRFILSMGSKRFMENLPFTAFEFRLYNEPEVEALIRAQGLTVEKTEFYFEPGPEGMQKEFMIFTITK; translated from the coding sequence ATGGAACAGACACCTGACCCCCAAAAGATCGCTGCGCAGCTGAAATGCCCTTCCGGCGACGACGGCCTGCTGACAGCTAAAAAAATGAATGAAAACAATGCCGGCATTATCCGTGAAACGCTGCAGCGCCTGCAGCCGGCAAAACACGCCCAGGTACTGGAGATCGGCCCGGGCAATGCCTCGCACCTGAAACAGGTGCTGGCGCTCGCCGGCGGCATCACCTATACCGGCATCGATATTTCCGAAACGATGATAGAGCAGGCGCATGCCCTGAATGCCTCCCTTCTCAAGCAGGCTTCCTTTCGTTTAGGCGATGGCGTAACCCTGCCTTTTGAAGACGGGCGGTTTCATAACATTTTCACCGTCAATACTTTTTATTTCTGGGCGGATCCCTCGCAGCAGCTGGCGGAAATCAAAAGGGTGCTGCGCCCCGGCGGCCGTTTCATACTGTCGATGGGCAGCAAAAGATTCATGGAAAACCTGCCTTTTACGGCGTTCGAATTCAGGCTTTACAATGAGCCGGAGGTAGAGGCGCTGATTCGGGCGCAGGGCCTCACGGTGGAAAAAACGGAGTTTTATTTCGAGCCGGGGCCGGAAGGGATGCAGAAGGAGTTTATGATTTTTACGATTACGAAGTAA
- a CDS encoding helix-turn-helix domain-containing protein, with product MHKIELEEIRPDTGKSFRLNTSCTKKSFYWHFHPEYEIVYVEGGSGTRHVGQHLSTYHDSDLIFIGPDVPHLNFDYGLSHEVNQIVIQLREDFLGAQFLQAPEMSAIHNLFRQARYGLCFSGETKRLVAEKLKQMPAMEHFAQLICLLEIFQLMATSKEVMRLNDEVNSYNQQQKDKDKDRMSVIYDYVDAHYHLKPDVNYIAAQVHMTTAAFCRYFKKQTGMTFTDFVNHCRINQAKNLLLQDKTVGEACFSTGFDQLSYFNKVFKKLNGENPTAFKKRYMIK from the coding sequence ATGCATAAAATAGAACTGGAAGAAATCCGGCCAGACACGGGCAAATCCTTCCGGCTGAACACGTCCTGCACCAAAAAAAGCTTCTACTGGCACTTTCACCCGGAGTACGAGATCGTGTACGTGGAAGGAGGCTCGGGCACCCGCCACGTGGGGCAGCATTTAAGCACGTACCACGACAGCGACCTGATTTTCATCGGGCCCGATGTGCCGCACCTGAATTTCGACTACGGGCTGAGCCACGAGGTGAACCAGATCGTCATACAGCTGCGGGAAGATTTCCTCGGCGCGCAGTTCCTGCAGGCGCCCGAAATGTCGGCCATCCACAACTTGTTCCGGCAGGCGCGGTACGGGCTCTGTTTCAGCGGGGAAACGAAACGGCTGGTAGCGGAAAAACTGAAGCAGATGCCGGCGATGGAACATTTCGCCCAGCTCATCTGCCTGCTGGAGATTTTTCAGCTGATGGCCACCAGCAAGGAAGTGATGCGCCTCAACGACGAGGTGAACAGTTACAACCAGCAGCAGAAGGATAAAGACAAAGACCGGATGTCGGTGATTTACGATTATGTGGACGCGCATTACCACCTGAAGCCCGACGTGAACTACATCGCCGCACAGGTGCATATGACCACGGCCGCATTCTGCCGGTATTTCAAAAAACAGACGGGCATGACCTTCACCGATTTTGTGAACCATTGCCGCATCAACCAGGCCAAAAACCTGCTGCTGCAAGACAAAACGGTGGGCGAAGCCTGCTTCAGCACGGGTTTCGACCAGCTCTCCTACTTCAACAAAGTATTCAAAAAGCTGAACGGGGAAAACCCCACTGCTTTTAAAAAACGGTACATGATCAAATAG